From Spartinivicinus ruber, the proteins below share one genomic window:
- a CDS encoding nuclear transport factor 2 family protein: MPAVNYEEILTAFKGRYLLLNRDNLNQLSTMYTEDVVFIDPVNKFTSLTSLQNYFEALYQNLTSCTFKFEEETYINSQGIATIPWQLTYSHLKLNRNQPIQLSGISLIKFLDNGKAFYHRDYFDLGSMLYEHIPVLGYLVKKLKHNI; encoded by the coding sequence ATGCCTGCAGTAAATTATGAGGAAATATTAACAGCCTTTAAAGGCCGCTATCTGTTGCTGAACAGGGATAACTTAAATCAGCTCAGCACAATGTACACTGAAGATGTTGTGTTTATTGACCCGGTGAACAAGTTTACCAGTTTAACCTCTCTACAAAACTATTTTGAAGCTTTATATCAAAATTTAACCTCCTGCACATTTAAATTTGAAGAGGAGACATATATAAACTCTCAAGGTATTGCAACTATCCCTTGGCAACTGACTTATAGCCATTTAAAGCTGAACAGAAACCAACCCATTCAATTAAGTGGCATTAGCCTGATTAAATTTTTAGATAATGGTAAAGCATTTTATCATCGAGATTATTTTGATCTAGGCAGCATGCTTTATGAACATATTCCTGTGCTTGGCTATTTAGTAAAGAAGCTTAAACACAATATCTAG
- a CDS encoding DUF2878 domain-containing protein, which produces MKSKAHIFILNAFLFQLGWFGCILGGNHIAVICLVIILSIHFYLIGNWQQERELLATVLLVGASIDSFWIQLGVIIKPDTQTALVPLWLACLWVIFATTLNHSLAWFKSHKLIAIPTGGIAGSASYAVGIQLTELSLGPNGLWFIFVSWLVLFPLLLLFADFYQQKATSDTTIDSQQV; this is translated from the coding sequence ATGAAAAGTAAAGCCCATATCTTTATTCTCAATGCTTTTTTATTTCAACTGGGATGGTTCGGTTGCATCTTAGGAGGTAATCACATTGCAGTGATTTGTTTGGTCATTATATTATCCATTCATTTTTACTTGATTGGTAATTGGCAACAAGAGCGCGAACTTTTAGCAACTGTTTTGTTAGTTGGAGCAAGTATAGACAGTTTTTGGATACAGCTAGGAGTTATTATCAAACCAGATACACAAACAGCATTAGTTCCATTATGGCTAGCCTGCTTGTGGGTAATTTTTGCTACTACCCTCAATCATAGCCTGGCCTGGTTCAAATCCCATAAGCTTATTGCAATACCGACTGGAGGCATTGCCGGTTCTGCCAGCTACGCGGTAGGGATACAACTAACTGAGCTTAGTTTAGGCCCCAATGGTCTATGGTTTATCTTTGTTAGCTGGCTGGTTTTATTCCCGTTATTATTATTGTTTGCTGATTTTTACCAACAAAAAGCCACCTCAGACACTACTATAGATTCGCAACAGGTATAA
- a CDS encoding PAS domain-containing protein yields the protein MIDANLLQLLVDNANDGIVVAEQEGDEHILIYVNKAFERLTGYSAEEILYQDCRFLQGDDRDQPGINNIRLALKNNQPACELIRNYRKDGSMFWNELRLTPVFSNEDQLMYYIGIQKDVTKQKEMEKRLKVLEQAEK from the coding sequence GTGATTGATGCAAACCTATTACAGCTTTTGGTAGATAATGCCAACGATGGCATTGTGGTTGCCGAACAAGAAGGGGATGAGCACATACTCATTTATGTTAATAAAGCCTTTGAGCGGTTAACAGGTTATAGTGCTGAAGAAATCTTATATCAGGACTGTCGTTTTCTTCAGGGAGATGATCGTGATCAACCGGGCATCAATAATATACGGTTGGCATTAAAAAATAATCAGCCAGCCTGTGAGCTTATCAGAAATTATCGTAAAGATGGTTCAATGTTTTGGAATGAACTGCGTTTAACCCCAGTGTTTAGTAATGAGGATCAACTTATGTACTACATAGGTATTCAAAAGGATGTTACAAAACAGAAGGAGATGGAAAAGCGCTTAAAAGTATTAGAGCAAGCTGAAAAATAA
- a CDS encoding YbgA family protein: MSPHPEKPHIGISACLLGQNVRFNGGHKHSKYCTQQLAEHFQFEPICPEVGIGLGIPREPIRLVGNIANPSAVKTHHPEEDITTALVEFSQHKVQQLAHLSGYILMQKSPSCGMERVKVYASNGYAQPGGGVGLFAKELMKAYPLLPVEEEGRLHDPVIRENFIIRVFAYHEWQTTVAQHLSRNTIIQFHSRNKYLLMAHQQKGYRSLGRLVAQTANKSLKQLADTYITAFMKVLSVKATRKSHCNVLQHILGFLKKNTSAKSKQQILESIESYRTGILPLIVPITLINHYVEQYGNDYIRLQTYLNPHPPSLGLRNQL; the protein is encoded by the coding sequence ATGAGTCCACACCCAGAAAAGCCTCATATTGGTATCAGTGCTTGTTTGCTAGGTCAAAATGTCAGATTCAATGGAGGTCATAAGCATTCAAAATACTGCACCCAGCAACTGGCAGAGCATTTCCAATTTGAACCAATTTGCCCAGAAGTGGGGATCGGTTTGGGAATACCTCGAGAACCCATTAGGCTTGTTGGTAACATCGCAAATCCAAGTGCCGTAAAAACTCACCATCCAGAAGAGGATATCACCACCGCTTTGGTTGAGTTTTCTCAACACAAAGTGCAACAGTTAGCTCATTTAAGTGGCTACATCTTAATGCAAAAATCACCTAGCTGTGGCATGGAACGGGTTAAAGTTTATGCGAGTAATGGGTATGCTCAACCGGGTGGTGGCGTTGGGTTATTTGCTAAAGAATTGATGAAAGCCTATCCCCTATTACCAGTTGAAGAAGAAGGTCGATTGCACGATCCAGTGATTAGAGAAAACTTTATCATCCGTGTTTTTGCTTATCATGAATGGCAAACAACTGTCGCCCAACATCTTTCCAGAAATACCATTATTCAATTTCATAGCCGCAATAAGTACTTATTGATGGCCCACCAACAAAAAGGGTACCGGTCACTGGGCCGTCTCGTTGCACAAACTGCCAATAAATCACTAAAACAACTAGCCGATACTTATATTACAGCTTTTATGAAAGTCCTTTCAGTTAAAGCCACACGTAAAAGCCATTGTAACGTCTTGCAACATATTTTAGGCTTTTTGAAAAAAAATACTTCAGCCAAAAGTAAACAACAAATTCTTGAATCAATCGAATCTTATCGCACTGGCATACTCCCTTTGATAGTACCTATCACTCTCATTAATCATTATGTCGAACAATATGGAAACGACTATATTAGGCTACAAACATACCTAAACCCTCACCCCCCTTCGCTTGGGCTAAGAAATCAACTATAA
- a CDS encoding MerR family transcriptional regulator: protein MTIENTDTSQLIPIREVSKLTGVNAVTLRAWERRYGLIKPNRTAKGHRLYSMGHIKRINQIVEWINRGVAVSKVKGLLERQSTQPTTTETPPTESTNNEQWLSYQEQISTAVQHFNESKLDDLCNQALAIYPINTVSDSLLLPVLKTLENTWQNEYGRQAERIFFYQYLRNKLNTKLYHANKQTTGDKLLLVAPSTEPSDIYLYFPALLAVSYNYQIQLFGPDLPINEISYITTKTHFDSVILVSHQSMNNLFQREIPQLLNTINCPLGIIGDASTIHANQLDSLGILHSIELNKDFLATLVKNQQ, encoded by the coding sequence ATGACAATTGAAAATACCGATACTTCACAATTAATACCTATTAGGGAAGTATCTAAACTTACTGGGGTTAATGCAGTTACGCTACGAGCCTGGGAGCGTCGTTATGGGTTAATTAAGCCGAATAGAACAGCTAAAGGCCACCGTCTCTATTCAATGGGCCACATTAAGCGCATCAATCAAATTGTAGAATGGATAAATCGCGGTGTAGCTGTTAGTAAGGTTAAAGGGTTACTTGAAAGACAGAGTACTCAACCAACCACAACTGAAACACCACCTACAGAATCAACCAACAATGAACAGTGGTTATCCTATCAAGAGCAAATTTCAACTGCTGTCCAACATTTCAACGAGTCAAAGCTTGATGATCTGTGTAATCAGGCATTAGCTATTTATCCTATTAATACTGTCAGCGACTCGTTGCTTCTCCCCGTATTAAAAACACTAGAAAATACCTGGCAAAACGAATATGGCCGCCAGGCAGAGCGAATTTTTTTCTATCAGTATTTACGTAATAAACTCAATACTAAACTGTATCATGCCAACAAACAGACAACAGGTGATAAACTCTTATTGGTAGCCCCCTCTACAGAACCATCTGATATATATTTGTATTTTCCAGCCCTATTAGCGGTTAGTTATAATTATCAAATACAACTATTTGGACCCGATTTACCAATAAATGAAATCAGTTACATAACCACCAAAACTCACTTCGATAGTGTAATACTTGTCAGTCATCAGTCAATGAACAATCTTTTTCAACGAGAAATACCGCAGTTGTTAAATACTATTAACTGCCCCTTAGGAATCATAGGTGATGCAAGTACTATTCACGCAAATCAGCTCGATTCTTTGGGAATTTTACATAGCATAGAACTGAATAAAGATTTTCTAGCTACCCTAGTTAAGAACCAACAATGA
- a CDS encoding cryptochrome/photolyase family protein produces the protein MMRNIRNLCIILGDQLNHDSLIWQHFDPNQDIAWMAEVNEESTHPISSKTRTVLFLAAMRHFAQQLEKQGITVYYLHISLQLKSFTEALQKTFTELHPKAIHCVLPGDCRIKQQIGDFCQTQSFKLQWLDDLHFFSTPDEFTSWLAGKKQNRMEYWYRYLRKTRNILVDNKQQPLEGKWNFDKENRKSFSKQSPPPKNAPLKLHQSSIVKSVISDINQYLPDLPGQLTHFNWPINRQQALQALNDFIENRLPFFGDYQDAMWTNQAWLYHSLLSSSLNLKLLNPREVVTLAEAAYRQGKAPINAVEGFIRQILGWREYIRGLYWANANKWLNFNFFHTEKPLPDFYWTGKTNMTCLQESINQVLNQGYGHHIQRLMVTGLFALIWGSKPVAVHQWYLAMYVDAVAWVEIPNTIGMSQFADGGVVGSKPYIASGAYIDRMSNYCCHCPYNPKQAHGDSACPFTTLYWHFISQHIVWLAKHPRLAMQVKNWKNKPKDIQKQIILRAKWLNKNIDQI, from the coding sequence ATGATGCGTAACATTCGTAACCTTTGTATCATTCTTGGTGATCAGCTTAACCACGATAGTCTAATTTGGCAGCATTTTGATCCAAACCAGGATATTGCTTGGATGGCTGAAGTTAATGAAGAATCAACCCACCCTATTTCCAGTAAAACCAGGACGGTGTTATTTCTGGCTGCAATGCGGCACTTTGCTCAACAGTTAGAAAAACAAGGCATCACTGTTTACTATCTACATATAAGCCTTCAGCTTAAGAGTTTTACAGAAGCCTTACAAAAAACCTTTACAGAACTACACCCTAAGGCGATTCATTGTGTTTTACCTGGTGATTGTCGAATCAAGCAACAAATCGGTGACTTTTGCCAAACCCAGAGCTTCAAACTGCAATGGCTGGACGATCTACACTTTTTTAGTACCCCGGATGAATTCACCAGTTGGTTAGCAGGTAAAAAACAAAACAGGATGGAATACTGGTATCGTTATCTGCGCAAAACCAGAAATATTTTAGTCGATAACAAGCAACAGCCGCTAGAAGGAAAATGGAACTTCGACAAAGAAAACAGAAAGTCTTTCAGTAAACAGAGCCCTCCGCCAAAAAACGCTCCCCTTAAACTTCATCAGAGTAGCATTGTTAAAAGCGTAATTAGTGATATTAACCAATATTTACCGGATTTGCCTGGTCAGCTAACACACTTTAATTGGCCCATTAATCGTCAGCAGGCACTCCAAGCACTCAATGATTTTATCGAAAACCGTCTTCCATTTTTTGGTGATTATCAGGATGCCATGTGGACAAACCAGGCGTGGTTATATCACTCCCTTCTCTCCAGTAGCCTAAACTTAAAATTACTCAACCCAAGAGAAGTGGTAACATTAGCAGAAGCTGCTTACCGCCAAGGTAAAGCCCCTATTAATGCTGTGGAAGGATTTATTCGCCAAATACTTGGCTGGCGTGAATACATTCGAGGATTATACTGGGCTAATGCAAATAAATGGCTAAACTTCAATTTTTTTCATACAGAAAAGCCATTACCTGATTTCTATTGGACAGGCAAAACCAACATGACTTGTTTGCAAGAGTCCATTAACCAAGTTCTCAATCAAGGTTATGGTCATCATATTCAAAGACTGATGGTAACAGGGTTATTCGCCTTAATTTGGGGAAGTAAACCTGTAGCAGTACATCAGTGGTATTTAGCCATGTATGTTGATGCCGTGGCTTGGGTGGAAATACCAAACACCATAGGGATGAGCCAGTTTGCTGATGGAGGTGTTGTTGGTTCTAAGCCTTACATTGCCAGTGGTGCTTATATTGATAGAATGTCTAACTACTGTTGTCATTGTCCTTACAACCCCAAACAAGCTCATGGTGACTCAGCTTGTCCTTTCACTACCTTATATTGGCATTTTATTAGTCAACATATAGTTTGGCTAGCTAAACATCCTCGCCTTGCTATGCAAGTCAAAAACTGGAAAAACAAACCAAAAGATATTCAAAAACAAATCATATTACGTGCAAAATGGCTAAATAAAAACATTGACCAGATTTAA
- a CDS encoding SDR family NAD(P)-dependent oxidoreductase: protein MSILIVGGNSGIGQSLIQYYCEQSTTVLAVSRSEIEFSHPLLSTLIVDLTKQPGFLYDWLKKKYNQNNVKPSIIISCIGLLHTPETFPEKSLKAVNQYFFQLNMQVNCFANILLAQCLAKLYGRRDSFKIIILSAKVGSITDNQLGGWYSYRMSKAALNMLVKTLSIEWHRTHPNGCIVAVHPGTTDTALSKPFQTSLAAHQLYSPQLTAQRIAKIAEKLTVEKSGQLLFWDGSTLLY, encoded by the coding sequence ATGAGCATACTTATTGTCGGTGGAAATAGTGGTATTGGTCAGAGTTTAATTCAATATTATTGTGAGCAGTCTACGACGGTGTTAGCTGTAAGCCGTTCTGAAATTGAGTTTTCTCATCCTTTACTTAGCACTTTAATAGTCGATTTAACAAAACAGCCAGGTTTTTTGTATGATTGGTTAAAGAAAAAATACAACCAAAATAATGTTAAGCCTAGCATTATCATTAGTTGTATAGGGCTACTGCATACACCAGAGACATTTCCAGAAAAAAGCTTAAAAGCTGTTAATCAATATTTTTTTCAGTTAAATATGCAAGTCAATTGTTTTGCGAATATTTTGTTGGCTCAGTGTTTGGCTAAGTTGTATGGACGGCGTGACAGTTTTAAAATCATAATATTGTCGGCAAAAGTAGGCTCAATAACAGATAACCAATTAGGTGGGTGGTATAGTTATCGAATGAGTAAAGCGGCATTAAATATGCTGGTGAAAACCTTAAGTATTGAATGGCATAGAACTCACCCTAACGGTTGTATCGTAGCGGTTCACCCTGGTACCACAGATACAGCGTTATCTAAGCCTTTTCAGACTAGTTTGGCAGCTCATCAGTTGTATTCGCCACAGTTAACAGCACAACGAATTGCCAAAATAGCTGAAAAATTAACGGTAGAAAAAAGTGGTCAGTTGTTATTTTGGGATGGCAGTACGTTACTTTATTAA